The Bacillus sp. Y1 genome has a window encoding:
- a CDS encoding YpjP family protein produces MPKWLQKSFVVLVTILTFGLVTPSQTFLYNQASAEKPTREDAVKAETTYNQLEDTTEEDSDSSDEIIQSWLNEAEELSYQKFGNRIKPVIEDEFKQVILPNIHKAIEEVAQRLPEEKLAYLELSEVPTGGNTEKIFHLFSKENNKDIIRFHVRKDHPPQSGYWFNFHYHTSEDNFEAHHELGSIYWDTNTPPKWMS; encoded by the coding sequence ATGCCAAAATGGTTGCAAAAATCCTTCGTCGTGTTGGTTACAATTTTAACATTTGGTTTGGTAACACCATCTCAAACCTTTCTATATAATCAAGCATCAGCAGAGAAACCAACACGGGAAGATGCAGTTAAAGCGGAAACTACATATAATCAGCTTGAGGACACAACGGAAGAAGACTCAGACAGTAGCGACGAGATTATACAAAGCTGGTTAAATGAAGCAGAAGAGTTATCATACCAAAAATTTGGAAATAGAATCAAACCTGTTATAGAAGATGAATTTAAACAGGTGATCCTTCCGAATATTCATAAAGCTATTGAAGAAGTAGCCCAAAGGTTACCAGAAGAAAAACTAGCATACCTAGAATTAAGTGAAGTCCCAACAGGAGGCAACACTGAAAAAATATTTCACCTGTTTAGCAAAGAAAACAACAAAGACATTATCCGCTTTCACGTAAGAAAGGACCATCCGCCACAAAGTGGTTATTGGTTTAACTTTCATTATCACACAAGTGAAGACAACTTCGAGGCTCACCACGAACTAGGATCAATCTATTGGGACACGAACACACCACCTAAGTGGATGAGCTAA
- a CDS encoding glutathione peroxidase — MTVYQFEAKKINGETISLSEYKGEVLLIVNTASNCGFTPQYKELQELYEQYKEKGFTVLGFPCNQFMNQEPGTESDIQSFCEMNFGVTFPLFSKVDVNGKSAHPLFQYLTEEAPGVLGMKAVKWNFTKFLVNRSGEVVERYAPNTNPKEISQDIEKLI; from the coding sequence ATGACGGTGTATCAGTTTGAAGCGAAGAAAATTAATGGTGAAACCATATCTCTTTCGGAATATAAGGGCGAGGTTCTGTTAATTGTAAACACAGCTAGTAATTGTGGGTTTACCCCCCAATATAAAGAGCTTCAAGAGCTCTATGAACAATATAAAGAAAAAGGATTCACTGTATTAGGCTTTCCGTGTAATCAATTTATGAATCAAGAACCTGGTACCGAGTCTGATATCCAGTCATTTTGCGAAATGAATTTTGGAGTAACTTTTCCATTGTTTTCAAAGGTGGATGTAAATGGAAAAAGTGCTCACCCACTTTTTCAGTATCTAACAGAAGAGGCACCTGGTGTACTCGGGATGAAAGCTGTTAAATGGAATTTCACCAAGTTTTTAGTGAATCGTTCCGGTGAAGTAGTGGAAAGGTATGCACCAAATACGAACCCAAAAGAAATATCACAAGATATTGAAAAGCTGATTTAA
- a CDS encoding ABC-F family ATP-binding cassette domain-containing protein: protein MISIENVTKTYGEKELFNGISFTISAKERVGLIGVNGTGKSSLLKIVAGVDFPDSGEVIAPKDYRIAYSEQNPDLNPELTVLDQVFAGEAPVLKLLKEYEETLLELNRVPDDSEIQEKLFDLQKKMDALDGWDASTNAKTILNKLGIEEYEKKIGELSGGQKKRVALAQVLIQSPDLLILDEPTNHLDFESVKWLEDYLSRYTGALLLVTHDRYFLDRVTNRVFELEGGKLYSYKGNYADFLEAKAIREENEAATLEKQKNLFRRELEWIRRGAKARTTKQKARIQRFEKLDENLSSVKTSEKLDLSLSGSRLGKQVFELKDATKTYDSKVILKSYDLLVKPHDRIGIIGKNGTGKSTLLNILAGKIPLDSGERIIGQTVKVAFYTQENEDMDISKRMIEYIKETAQVINTSDGKTISATQMLERFLFPSFTHGTPIRKLSGGERRRLYLLKLLMTEPNVLLLDEPTNDLDTQTLTVLEDYLEEFPGVVITVSHDRYFLDKVAEQLLVLEGNGVIESYYGNYSEFLEKQVEKPVVRANAAEKPVEEEKAKKKRMSYKEKLEWESIDSDIENAEKRIEEIALEMGKTGSDFEKAQALMEEENALNEKLEYLIERWSYLSEIAENS from the coding sequence ATGATTAGTATCGAAAACGTGACAAAAACATATGGAGAAAAGGAATTATTTAATGGAATTTCTTTTACAATAAGCGCGAAAGAAAGAGTTGGACTTATTGGGGTAAACGGGACAGGAAAGTCCTCATTATTGAAAATAGTAGCAGGCGTTGATTTTCCAGATTCAGGAGAAGTAATTGCTCCTAAAGATTATCGAATTGCTTATTCTGAGCAAAATCCGGATCTCAATCCAGAATTAACGGTCCTTGATCAGGTTTTTGCTGGTGAAGCACCTGTTTTAAAGCTTCTAAAAGAGTACGAAGAAACTCTTCTAGAGCTTAATAGAGTCCCGGATGATAGTGAAATTCAGGAAAAACTTTTTGACTTACAAAAGAAAATGGATGCTTTAGATGGATGGGATGCAAGTACGAACGCAAAAACGATTTTAAATAAGCTTGGAATTGAAGAGTATGAAAAAAAGATTGGAGAATTATCTGGTGGCCAGAAAAAGCGAGTGGCTCTTGCTCAAGTGTTAATTCAATCTCCAGATTTACTGATTCTAGATGAGCCTACCAATCACTTAGATTTCGAATCGGTGAAATGGCTTGAAGATTATTTAAGCCGTTATACAGGTGCCTTGTTGCTTGTAACGCATGATCGATATTTCCTAGACCGTGTAACGAACCGCGTGTTTGAACTAGAAGGTGGCAAACTGTACAGCTACAAAGGAAATTATGCGGACTTTCTGGAAGCTAAGGCCATTCGTGAAGAAAATGAAGCTGCCACTCTTGAAAAACAAAAAAATCTATTCAGACGAGAGCTTGAGTGGATTAGACGAGGGGCAAAGGCACGAACAACAAAGCAGAAGGCAAGAATTCAACGTTTTGAAAAGCTGGATGAGAATTTAAGCTCCGTAAAAACTTCGGAAAAGCTAGATTTATCTTTATCAGGCAGCCGCTTAGGTAAGCAAGTATTCGAATTAAAAGATGCAACAAAAACGTATGATTCGAAAGTTATCCTTAAGTCTTACGATTTACTAGTGAAACCTCATGACAGGATCGGAATTATTGGGAAAAATGGTACAGGAAAATCAACCTTATTAAATATTCTAGCTGGTAAAATCCCTCTAGATTCAGGTGAACGAATCATCGGCCAAACAGTGAAGGTTGCTTTTTATACTCAAGAAAATGAAGACATGGACATTTCAAAACGGATGATTGAATACATCAAAGAAACGGCACAGGTGATTAATACTTCTGATGGAAAAACGATTTCAGCGACTCAAATGCTAGAAAGATTTCTTTTTCCATCATTCACTCACGGCACCCCAATCAGAAAGTTATCAGGGGGAGAAAGACGTCGCTTGTATTTATTAAAGCTGTTAATGACTGAACCGAATGTTTTGTTATTAGACGAACCAACGAATGATCTAGATACTCAAACACTGACTGTCCTAGAGGACTATTTAGAAGAGTTTCCTGGAGTTGTCATTACGGTATCCCATGATCGCTATTTCTTAGATAAAGTAGCGGAACAATTGCTTGTGCTTGAAGGTAATGGAGTGATTGAATCTTATTATGGAAACTACAGTGAATTCCTTGAAAAGCAAGTAGAAAAGCCAGTGGTTCGAGCAAATGCAGCAGAGAAACCTGTGGAAGAAGAAAAAGCAAAGAAGAAGCGTATGAGTTATAAGGAAAAGCTTGAATGGGAATCCATTGATTCTGATATTGAAAATGCGGAAAAAAGAATTGAAGAAATTGCTTTAGAGATGGGAAAAACAGGCAGTGATTTTGAAAAGGCTCAAGCTTTAATGGAAGAGGAAAATGCTTTAAACGAAAAACTTGAGTATTTGATTGAGCGTTGGAGCTATTTATCAGAAATTGCAGAGAATAGTTAA
- the metA gene encoding homoserine O-acetyltransferase MetA: MPIKIPKLLPAREILESENIFIMDDERANHQDIRPLNILILNLMPEKQKTEAQLLRLLGNTPLQVNISFLQTVTHQAKNTSQLHLDQFYTAFSEIKHRKYDGLIITGAPVELLSFEEVDYWEELKMIMDWSKTNVTSTLHICWGAQAALYHHFGIGKYELSRKCSGIFTHRVHDPVDLLLRGFDDEYLAPHSRYTDVAVEEIMNHPSLRLLSSSEVAGPFIISADEGKQIMITGHLEYESTTLSEEYSRDQKKGLDIHVPENYFPNNDPNQNPANRWRSHAHLLFSNWLNYFVYQQTPYVWE, from the coding sequence TTGCCAATCAAAATTCCGAAGCTTTTACCGGCTCGAGAAATACTCGAATCTGAAAATATCTTTATTATGGACGACGAGAGAGCGAACCACCAGGACATTCGTCCGTTAAATATTCTCATCCTAAATTTAATGCCAGAAAAGCAAAAAACAGAGGCTCAGTTACTTAGACTTCTAGGGAACACCCCTCTACAAGTTAATATTTCGTTTTTACAAACCGTTACTCATCAAGCAAAAAATACAAGCCAATTGCATCTTGACCAATTTTACACGGCATTCTCTGAGATTAAGCACCGCAAGTATGATGGACTTATTATCACAGGAGCACCAGTAGAACTCTTATCCTTTGAAGAAGTTGATTATTGGGAAGAGTTAAAAATGATCATGGACTGGTCAAAAACGAATGTCACTTCAACCTTACATATTTGTTGGGGGGCACAAGCAGCATTGTATCACCATTTTGGTATTGGAAAGTATGAACTATCAAGAAAATGTTCCGGCATTTTTACTCACCGCGTACATGATCCTGTCGATCTATTATTAAGAGGATTTGATGATGAGTATCTCGCCCCTCACTCCAGATACACAGATGTGGCAGTCGAGGAAATCATGAACCACCCTTCTCTAAGATTGTTATCGAGTTCAGAGGTAGCAGGCCCATTTATCATTAGTGCCGATGAGGGCAAACAAATCATGATTACGGGACATTTAGAATATGAATCGACAACCCTATCTGAAGAGTACTCAAGAGATCAAAAAAAGGGCTTGGATATCCATGTTCCGGAAAATTATTTTCCTAACAATGATCCCAATCAAAATCCAGCAAATCGTTGGCGTTCCCACGCACATTTATTATTTTCAAACTGGCTTAACTACTTTGTGTATCAACAAACTCCGTATGTATGGGAATAA
- a CDS encoding formate--tetrahydrofolate ligase produces MNIKVSVKSDIEIAQSAEMKPIIQIAEKIGLTDDDLELYGKYKAKLSSDTLNKIQGNPNGKIILVTAINPTPAGEGKSTVTVGLGDAFSQLGKKVMIAMREPSLGPTMGVKGGAAGGGYSQVLPMDEINLHFTGDLHAITTANNALAALIDNHIQQGNELQIDQRRIVWKRALDLNDRALRNVIIGLGGPMQGVPREDGFDITVASEIMAVLCLAKDLKDLKRRLSEMVVAYNMEKQPVTVSQLGVEGALALILKDAVKPNLVQTIEHTPALVHGGPFANIAHGCNSVIATTAASKLADFVITEAGFGADLGAEKFLHIKARNGDVLPEAVVVVATIRALKMHGGVGKQDLNNENVEALIAGFANLKKHVQTIRSFGLPVVVAINKFISDTNLEVDTLLELCEKEGVQVALTEVWEKGGKGGIALAEKLLKAIESHNEEYAPLYNVSDSIEEKIRSIVQKVYGGKDVEFSSKAKKQMKDFEQYGWDGLPICMAKTQYSLSDDPSKLGRPTDFTVSVRELKPSIGAGFLVALTGDVMTMPGLPKQPAALKMDVDDKGNAIGLF; encoded by the coding sequence TTGAACATCAAGGTTAGCGTAAAAAGTGATATTGAAATTGCACAATCTGCAGAAATGAAACCGATCATTCAAATTGCTGAAAAAATTGGATTAACAGATGATGACCTCGAGTTATATGGAAAGTATAAGGCTAAACTTTCATCTGACACATTAAATAAAATCCAAGGAAATCCAAACGGCAAAATCATTCTTGTAACAGCAATTAATCCGACTCCCGCAGGAGAAGGGAAGTCTACTGTAACAGTTGGATTAGGAGATGCTTTTTCTCAACTTGGAAAAAAAGTAATGATTGCTATGAGGGAACCATCCTTAGGGCCAACGATGGGAGTTAAGGGTGGAGCCGCTGGTGGTGGATATTCTCAAGTATTGCCGATGGACGAAATAAATTTACATTTTACAGGTGACCTACACGCCATTACGACCGCAAACAATGCATTAGCCGCTCTAATTGACAATCATATCCAACAAGGAAACGAACTACAGATCGACCAACGTAGAATTGTTTGGAAGAGAGCACTCGATTTAAATGACCGTGCTTTAAGAAATGTAATTATTGGGTTAGGCGGACCGATGCAGGGTGTACCTCGTGAGGATGGATTTGATATTACAGTCGCATCCGAAATTATGGCTGTACTCTGCTTAGCAAAAGATTTAAAGGATTTAAAGCGAAGACTGTCTGAGATGGTAGTAGCTTACAATATGGAGAAACAGCCGGTAACTGTTTCACAACTTGGTGTAGAGGGTGCTCTCGCGCTCATATTAAAAGATGCGGTCAAACCAAATCTTGTACAAACGATTGAGCATACTCCTGCGCTCGTTCATGGTGGACCATTTGCTAACATTGCCCATGGCTGTAACTCTGTCATTGCTACCACAGCCGCATCTAAGCTTGCTGATTTCGTTATTACAGAAGCTGGATTTGGTGCTGACTTAGGAGCAGAAAAGTTTTTACATATTAAAGCAAGAAACGGAGATGTATTACCGGAGGCGGTTGTTGTCGTAGCAACGATTAGAGCTCTGAAGATGCATGGCGGTGTTGGTAAGCAGGATCTAAATAATGAAAATGTTGAAGCGCTAATTGCTGGCTTTGCTAACTTGAAAAAACATGTACAAACGATCAGAAGTTTCGGATTACCTGTCGTTGTTGCTATAAATAAGTTTATATCAGATACCAATCTTGAAGTGGACACCTTATTGGAATTGTGTGAAAAGGAAGGTGTACAAGTTGCCTTAACCGAAGTATGGGAAAAGGGTGGAAAAGGTGGTATTGCTCTAGCAGAAAAACTGTTAAAAGCCATCGAAAGTCATAATGAAGAATATGCTCCTTTATATAATGTAAGTGACTCGATCGAAGAGAAGATCCGTTCAATTGTTCAAAAGGTGTATGGAGGAAAGGATGTCGAGTTCTCATCAAAGGCGAAAAAGCAAATGAAGGACTTTGAGCAATATGGATGGGACGGCCTTCCGATTTGTATGGCCAAAACACAATATTCCCTTTCAGATGACCCGAGTAAACTTGGTAGACCAACCGATTTTACCGTTTCGGTAAGAGAATTAAAACCTTCGATCGGTGCTGGTTTCCTTGTTGCTTTAACAGGGGACGTAATGACGATGCCAGGTTTACCGAAGCAACCAGCCGCGTTAAAAATGGATGTTGATGATAAAGGAAATGCAATAGGATTATTCTAA
- a CDS encoding HD domain-containing protein has translation MKQVITKTEEFVKREMYADSTGHDWFHIDRVRNIALQIHEKEKMGDPFIIELAALLHDISDEKLHSSKEEGEKKLTSFLSQLPLDELKKNHIKEIIETISFKGGNNRNITTVEAAIVQDADRLDAIGAIGIARAFAYGGKKGQPIYDPTIIVRTSMTNEEYRKGNSSSINHFYEKLLKLKEKMNTKSGREIAERRHAYMEDFLHEFYNDWNGKRQ, from the coding sequence ATGAAGCAAGTAATAACCAAGACAGAAGAGTTTGTCAAACGAGAAATGTACGCAGATTCAACTGGTCATGATTGGTTTCATATTGATAGAGTACGGAATATTGCTTTGCAAATTCATGAAAAGGAAAAGATGGGAGATCCTTTCATTATTGAGTTAGCTGCTCTACTTCATGATATTTCTGACGAAAAATTACATAGCTCGAAGGAAGAGGGAGAAAAGAAGCTTACTTCCTTTTTGAGTCAGTTACCATTAGATGAATTGAAGAAAAATCATATTAAAGAAATCATTGAAACCATTTCATTTAAAGGTGGAAATAATCGAAACATCACAACCGTTGAAGCAGCCATCGTCCAAGATGCTGATCGCTTAGATGCGATAGGAGCGATAGGGATAGCGAGGGCATTTGCTTATGGAGGAAAAAAAGGTCAGCCTATTTATGATCCGACCATTATTGTCCGAACAAGCATGACAAACGAAGAGTACCGGAAAGGAAATTCTTCCTCTATTAATCATTTTTATGAAAAGTTACTAAAGCTAAAAGAAAAAATGAATACAAAATCAGGAAGAGAAATAGCAGAAAGACGACATGCATATATGGAAGATTTCTTACATGAATTTTACAATGATTGGAATGGAAAACGTCAATGA
- a CDS encoding BrxA/BrxB family bacilliredoxin — MSMAYEEYMRQMVKPMREELVHAGFEELQTEEEVENFMDQNEDTALIFVNSVCGCAAGLARPAATQAVVRTDKKPAKLVTVFAGQDKDATAKMREYFEGFPPSSPSMVLVKGKQVVHFIHRHDIEDHTMEEIMENLQSAFEQNC, encoded by the coding sequence ATGTCAATGGCATATGAGGAATATATGAGACAAATGGTAAAGCCAATGCGTGAAGAACTGGTTCATGCGGGCTTTGAAGAGTTACAAACAGAAGAAGAAGTAGAAAACTTTATGGATCAAAATGAAGACACTGCGTTAATCTTTGTTAACTCTGTATGTGGTTGTGCGGCAGGTTTAGCACGTCCAGCGGCAACTCAAGCAGTTGTTAGAACGGACAAAAAACCTGCCAAGCTTGTTACAGTTTTTGCTGGTCAAGATAAAGATGCAACAGCTAAAATGCGTGAGTATTTCGAAGGATTCCCACCGTCATCTCCTTCCATGGTACTTGTAAAAGGGAAGCAAGTGGTTCACTTTATCCATCGCCACGATATCGAAGACCACACAATGGAAGAAATCATGGAGAACCTCCAATCAGCATTTGAACAAAATTGTTAA
- a CDS encoding class I SAM-dependent methyltransferase, with product MFVTTAGRTNPDMIEEAKQIALALECPYQERRKKSVQTLQSLYKDDCIVVGKERLELFLMNGEEPFFFHPNSSMFRIKRLLKNEHDPFIDATGLAEGMSLLDCTLGLASDSIVASFVVGASGKVVGTEENKYLSYLVGRGLKCWQSGLVGMDEAMRTISVQHSDALSYLKEIPSNEFDCVYIDPMFEETILESDGIRALAHLAVYTEIREEFISEAKRVARRRLVLKDHFRSDRFEQFGFSVMKRPSAKFHFGIITK from the coding sequence ATGTTTGTCACAACAGCAGGACGAACCAATCCAGACATGATTGAAGAAGCAAAACAGATAGCGTTGGCCCTCGAATGTCCCTATCAGGAAAGAAGGAAAAAATCGGTTCAGACTCTTCAATCCTTGTATAAGGATGACTGTATTGTCGTTGGAAAAGAGAGACTAGAGTTATTTTTAATGAACGGAGAAGAGCCGTTTTTCTTCCATCCCAATTCCTCCATGTTCAGAATCAAAAGGCTGCTAAAAAACGAACACGATCCTTTTATTGATGCAACGGGTCTGGCGGAAGGAATGAGTCTTCTTGATTGTACATTAGGACTAGCCTCTGACAGTATTGTTGCAAGCTTTGTCGTTGGAGCATCTGGAAAAGTGGTCGGGACAGAAGAAAATAAATATCTCTCTTATCTTGTCGGTCGAGGATTAAAATGCTGGCAGTCCGGTTTGGTAGGAATGGATGAAGCTATGCGCACAATTTCGGTACAACATTCAGATGCACTTTCATATTTAAAGGAAATCCCAAGCAATGAGTTTGATTGTGTATATATTGACCCAATGTTTGAAGAAACCATTTTAGAATCAGACGGAATTCGTGCGCTAGCTCATTTAGCGGTATATACAGAAATAAGGGAAGAGTTCATTTCAGAAGCAAAAAGAGTGGCGAGGAGACGGCTCGTGCTAAAGGATCATTTTCGTAGCGATCGCTTCGAGCAGTTTGGATTTTCAGTTATGAAAAGACCGTCTGCTAAATTCCATTTCGGTATTATTACAAAATGA
- the mntR gene encoding transcriptional regulator MntR — translation MPTPSMEDYIEQIYNLIEEKGYARVSDIAEGLSVHPSSVTKMVQKLDRDEYLVYEKYRGLVLTPKGKKIGKRLVYRHELLEQLLRTIGVKEENIYDDVEGIEHHLSWDAIDRIGDLVQFFEEDESRIEALREIQKKNEEN, via the coding sequence ATGCCAACACCGAGTATGGAAGATTATATTGAACAGATATACAATCTAATTGAAGAAAAAGGCTATGCAAGAGTTTCGGACATTGCGGAAGGTTTATCTGTTCATCCCTCTTCGGTTACGAAAATGGTTCAAAAGCTAGATCGAGATGAGTATTTAGTGTACGAAAAATATAGAGGGCTTGTACTAACTCCAAAGGGTAAAAAAATTGGTAAAAGGCTCGTTTATCGTCATGAGCTACTGGAACAGCTTCTTCGAACGATTGGTGTAAAAGAAGAAAATATATATGATGACGTGGAAGGAATTGAGCATCATTTAAGCTGGGATGCAATTGATCGGATAGGTGACCTCGTCCAATTTTTCGAAGAGGACGAAAGTCGAATAGAAGCGTTAAGAGAAATTCAAAAGAAAAATGAAGAGAATTAA
- a CDS encoding conserved virulence factor C family protein yields MKIRSIEPTPSPNTMKVILNEELPMGKSNNYKIETSAGAPKVIQDILTIEGVKGVYHVADFLAVERNAKYDWKEILPKVRLAFGEEAEIVEQEETINEHYGEIQVLVQMYKGIPMQIKLTDGTEERRYGLPEQYKEAVSKAQDPEDNVVMVRRWKEFGVRYGDFDQIGQEVLEELMAAYTTDRLDELIQEATNKGTAKPVKRQKQKIDVHSLNDPDWRKRYQLLEQMDDPEVEDLPVLEKALNDEKASIRRLATVYLGMIEDKKILPLLYKALKDKTVTVRRTAGDCLSDLGFEEAMEEMMKALSDESKLVRWRAAMFLYELGDDRALPALKAAEEDPEFEVSLQIKLAIERIELGEDAKGSVWKQMTEARKQN; encoded by the coding sequence TTGAAAATACGATCCATTGAACCCACTCCTAGTCCGAATACGATGAAGGTTATATTAAATGAAGAGCTACCAATGGGAAAAAGTAATAACTATAAGATAGAGACTAGTGCCGGTGCTCCAAAGGTTATTCAGGATATTTTAACCATTGAAGGTGTAAAAGGTGTGTACCATGTAGCTGATTTTCTAGCGGTGGAAAGAAATGCGAAATACGATTGGAAAGAAATTTTACCGAAAGTAAGGCTAGCATTTGGAGAAGAAGCGGAAATAGTGGAACAAGAAGAAACGATTAATGAGCACTACGGAGAAATACAGGTGCTTGTTCAGATGTATAAAGGAATTCCGATGCAAATTAAGCTAACAGATGGAACAGAAGAAAGACGATATGGATTACCAGAACAGTATAAAGAGGCTGTTTCCAAGGCGCAGGATCCAGAGGATAACGTTGTAATGGTTCGAAGGTGGAAAGAGTTTGGTGTTCGATACGGAGATTTCGATCAAATCGGCCAGGAAGTATTAGAAGAACTAATGGCTGCTTATACAACAGACCGTCTAGACGAACTTATTCAAGAGGCGACGAATAAGGGAACAGCCAAGCCTGTTAAACGCCAGAAGCAGAAGATTGATGTTCATTCATTAAATGATCCGGATTGGCGAAAAAGATATCAGCTTCTTGAACAAATGGACGATCCAGAAGTGGAAGATCTGCCAGTGTTAGAAAAAGCACTAAACGACGAAAAGGCCTCAATTCGGAGATTAGCTACTGTCTATTTAGGGATGATTGAAGACAAGAAAATATTACCGCTCCTCTATAAAGCATTAAAGGATAAAACAGTGACTGTCAGACGTACGGCTGGAGACTGCTTATCAGACTTAGGGTTTGAAGAAGCGATGGAAGAAATGATGAAGGCATTAAGTGATGAGAGTAAATTAGTGCGCTGGAGAGCGGCAATGTTTTTATATGAATTGGGAGATGACCGTGCACTTCCTGCCCTGAAGGCAGCAGAAGAAGATCCGGAATTTGAAGTAAGCTTACAAATTAAACTTGCTATTGAAAGAATTGAATTGGGTGAGGATGCAAAAGGATCAGTTTGGAAACAAATGACGGAAGCAAGAAAACAAAACTAA